Proteins encoded by one window of Chloroflexota bacterium:
- a CDS encoding Zn-ribbon domain-containing OB-fold protein, with protein MADYTKPLPMPDPLTKTFWDSVKAHAMQLQKCGDCQKFIYYPRAVCPYCGSRNLAWKPVSGRGKLYGFTINMGKHPSTAPFSADAPYVIALVELDEGPRLMTNLVGIDPDPTKIKVGMDVVVHYDDVTEQISLAKFKPV; from the coding sequence ATGGCTGACTATACCAAACCGCTCCCGATGCCCGATCCGCTGACCAAGACGTTCTGGGACAGCGTCAAAGCGCACGCCATGCAGCTGCAGAAGTGCGGGGACTGCCAGAAGTTCATCTACTACCCGCGCGCCGTCTGCCCGTACTGCGGCTCGCGCAATCTGGCCTGGAAGCCGGTCAGCGGCCGGGGCAAGCTCTACGGCTTCACGATCAATATGGGCAAGCATCCGAGCACGGCGCCGTTCTCGGCCGACGCGCCGTACGTAATTGCGCTGGTCGAGTTGGACGAAGGGCCGCGTCTGATGACGAACCTGGTCGGCATCGACCCCGACCCGACCAAGATCAAGGTCGGCATGGATGTCGTCGTGCACTATGACGACGTCACGGAGCAGATTTCGCTCGCGAAGTTCAAGCCCGTGTAG
- a CDS encoding zinc-binding dehydrogenase — protein MFAARIVGPKEYEHVQLPIPDIENAPKGMILVKTRRATICGSDMPYYLGVHPLTMHRAKECFSAHETVGEVVASNSSRFTAGDVVMSEPYMFKGLGQYFLADESRTALIPNDGEWNKWTLAQPLGTVIWGMRKVGALFHQDVVVLGQGGIGLFAMQMAANLGARNIIAVDKHALRRTVSANTGATHTLPAMDDDALAAAVNEITGGRGPDLVIEAVGHQTDTLNTAIKLARYGGSILAFGVPDIEEYPVLYNELFRKNVRLMPTVSSPDYPRDFELAVQYIKNGRIRVDGIVTHELPFSRLKEAFDLFADRKDEAIKVMINYEQ, from the coding sequence ATGTTTGCGGCACGCATTGTCGGTCCGAAGGAGTATGAACACGTTCAGTTGCCGATCCCGGATATCGAGAACGCGCCGAAAGGCATGATTCTCGTCAAGACCAGGCGCGCAACGATCTGCGGCAGCGACATGCCGTATTACCTCGGCGTGCACCCGTTGACGATGCACCGCGCCAAAGAGTGCTTTTCGGCGCACGAGACGGTCGGCGAGGTCGTAGCCAGCAATTCGTCCAGGTTCACGGCCGGCGACGTTGTGATGTCCGAGCCGTATATGTTCAAGGGCCTCGGTCAATACTTTCTGGCGGACGAATCGCGCACGGCGCTGATCCCGAACGACGGCGAATGGAACAAGTGGACGCTGGCGCAGCCGCTCGGCACGGTGATCTGGGGCATGCGCAAAGTCGGCGCGCTGTTCCACCAGGATGTGGTCGTGCTGGGGCAGGGCGGCATCGGCCTGTTCGCGATGCAGATGGCGGCGAACCTCGGCGCGCGCAACATCATTGCGGTGGACAAGCATGCGCTGCGGCGGACCGTTTCGGCGAACACCGGCGCGACGCACACGCTCCCGGCGATGGACGATGACGCGCTGGCGGCGGCCGTGAACGAGATCACCGGCGGGCGCGGCCCCGACCTGGTCATCGAGGCGGTCGGGCACCAGACCGACACGCTGAACACGGCGATCAAGCTCGCCCGCTACGGCGGCAGCATCCTGGCGTTCGGCGTGCCGGATATCGAAGAGTACCCGGTGCTATACAACGAACTGTTCCGCAAGAACGTGCGGCTGATGCCGACCGTCTCGTCGCCCGACTACCCGCGCGACTTCGAGTTGGCGGTGCAGTACATCAAGAACGGGCGCATCCGCGTGGATGGCATCGTCACGCACGAGTTGCCGTTCAGCCGGTTGAAGGAGGCGTTCGACCTGTTCGCTGACCGCAAGGATGAGGCGATCAAGGTGATGATCAACTACGAACAATAG
- a CDS encoding MarR family transcriptional regulator, with translation MRPTQSDCAAAVVDIAPQVVRHLRAHIRSQSSPNFTIPQFRVLAYLSRNGEATLSELATSQGVSLPTMSKLVGSLVQRRFIDRAGHGTDRRKLKLQLTPEGAQAFNTIRESTREFVAGRLAALDDAELQNVSQVMQLLQRLFAATDPLKPK, from the coding sequence ATGAGACCCACACAATCCGATTGCGCCGCGGCGGTTGTCGATATCGCCCCTCAGGTGGTTCGCCACCTGCGCGCGCATATCCGGTCGCAGAGCAGCCCGAACTTCACCATTCCCCAGTTCCGCGTGCTGGCGTACTTGAGCCGGAACGGGGAGGCGACACTATCCGAGCTGGCGACGAGCCAGGGCGTGTCCCTGCCGACCATGTCGAAGCTGGTCGGCAGCCTCGTCCAGCGGCGCTTCATCGACCGCGCGGGACACGGCACCGACCGGCGCAAGCTGAAGCTACAACTGACGCCCGAGGGCGCACAGGCGTTCAACACGATCCGCGAGAGCACGCGCGAGTTTGTGGCGGGCCGGCTGGCCGCGTTAGACGATGCGGAATTGCAGAACGTCTCGCAGGTAATGCAGTTGCTGCAGAGGCTGTTCGCCGCGACCGATCCGTTGAAACCGAAATGA
- a CDS encoding DUF2461 domain-containing protein: protein MPADYDLKPVLTFLAGLKRNTNKPWFEAHRAEFDAARAEFEAFVAYLLAAIGKFEDFGHTTAPDCIFRINRDVRFSPDKTPYKTHFGAYLAPGGRKSLKGGYYLQLMLGGSMLAGGMHSPSPAALSAFRDRIATDPAPFLRIVENRAFRQQFGEIHGERLKSAPQGVARDHPQIEWLRLKQLIAEHDFTDAEVLAPGFDRELVKLAKVMHPFSHYMAAFESGHSGE from the coding sequence ATGCCCGCCGACTACGACCTGAAGCCGGTCCTGACCTTCTTGGCCGGCCTGAAACGCAACACCAACAAGCCGTGGTTTGAGGCGCACCGCGCCGAGTTTGACGCCGCCCGCGCCGAGTTCGAGGCGTTTGTGGCGTACCTGCTGGCCGCGATAGGGAAGTTCGAGGATTTCGGGCACACCACCGCGCCGGACTGCATCTTCCGCATTAACCGCGACGTGCGCTTCTCGCCCGACAAGACGCCGTACAAGACGCACTTCGGCGCATACCTCGCGCCGGGCGGGCGCAAGTCGCTCAAGGGCGGGTACTATTTGCAGTTAATGCTGGGCGGCTCGATGCTCGCGGGCGGCATGCACAGCCCTTCGCCGGCCGCGCTGTCCGCCTTCCGCGACCGCATTGCCACAGACCCCGCGCCATTCTTGCGCATCGTGGAGAACCGCGCCTTCCGCCAGCAGTTCGGGGAGATCCACGGCGAGCGACTGAAGTCCGCGCCGCAAGGCGTCGCGCGCGACCACCCGCAGATCGAGTGGCTGCGGCTGAAGCAGTTGATTGCCGAGCACGACTTCACGGACGCCGAGGTGCTGGCGCCCGGCTTCGACCGCGAACTCGTGAAACTTGCGAAAGTCATGCATCCGTTCAGCCACTACATGGCGGCGTTCGAGTCGGGACACAGCGGGGAGTAG
- a CDS encoding TIM barrel protein: MPTIHVGNAPCSWGVVGVPAPPGETAGYVRMLDELSSTGYTGTELGDWGFMPTAPKQLRAELDKRNLTMVGTFVGIAFADPAAVEPGEAAALRVARLLAAVSEKQTHKPFINLADANVTDPVRTLNAGRVTPAMGLSAAQWDRYVAGVERVARAIVAETGLPVLFHPHCAGFVETPDEIDQLLKRTDPAVLNIVFDTGHYAYGAQAQDSRAVLAAMDRYAGRIKFMHFKDCQPNVAEALRREKLDYNDAIARGVFCELGKGMIDFPAVLNWLRQRQYDGWVLVEQDVLPGMGTPKDSAQRNRDYLRSIGL; the protein is encoded by the coding sequence ATGCCAACGATTCATGTGGGTAACGCGCCCTGTTCCTGGGGCGTTGTCGGCGTGCCGGCGCCTCCCGGCGAGACGGCTGGCTACGTGCGCATGCTGGACGAGTTGTCGAGCACCGGCTACACCGGCACCGAGCTGGGCGACTGGGGCTTCATGCCCACCGCCCCGAAGCAGTTGCGCGCCGAACTGGACAAGCGTAACCTGACGATGGTTGGTACGTTCGTGGGTATTGCGTTTGCGGACCCGGCCGCGGTCGAGCCCGGCGAGGCCGCCGCGCTCCGGGTCGCGCGCCTGCTGGCCGCCGTTTCGGAGAAGCAGACGCACAAGCCGTTCATCAACCTGGCCGACGCCAACGTGACCGACCCAGTCCGCACGCTCAACGCCGGGCGCGTCACACCGGCGATGGGCCTGAGCGCCGCACAGTGGGACCGCTACGTCGCCGGGGTCGAACGCGTTGCGCGCGCCATCGTCGCCGAGACCGGCCTGCCGGTGCTGTTCCACCCGCACTGCGCCGGCTTCGTCGAGACGCCCGACGAGATCGACCAACTGCTGAAGCGCACCGACCCGGCCGTGCTGAACATCGTGTTCGACACCGGGCACTACGCCTACGGCGCGCAGGCGCAGGACAGCCGCGCGGTGCTGGCGGCGATGGACCGCTACGCCGGCCGTATCAAGTTCATGCACTTCAAGGACTGTCAGCCGAACGTGGCCGAAGCGTTGCGCCGCGAGAAGCTCGACTACAACGACGCGATCGCGCGCGGCGTGTTCTGCGAGCTTGGCAAAGGCATGATCGACTTCCCCGCCGTGCTCAACTGGCTGCGCCAGCGCCAGTATGATGGCTGGGTGCTCGTCGAGCAGGACGTCCTGCCCGGCATGGGCACGCCAAAGGACAGCGCACAGCGCAACCGCGATTACCTGAGGTCGATCGGGCTGTAG